GGTGACCCTCCATGTCCCCCGGTGGCGAATCGTGTCCTCCAGCTTCTCCCAGCAGCAACGTGTCACCCAGTGTGTCCCACGGCAGCCACAGGCACCCAGGCGGGTGCCGCAGCCGCCCTGCGGgacccagctccagcagccccacgTCCCTCGCTGTGTCACCACCTGCCAGCCACAGAGTGCCACCCcggggctgtgccaggagccCGCTGTCACCAAGTGTGTGCCCCAACAGCGTGGGAGCGAGTCCGTGCCCACCCGTGTCCCCCAGCAGCCGTGTGCCGCCCGGCACGTCACCACCTGTGTCCCGCAGCAGCCCTACCTGACCAAGGGcatcccacagcagcactgggccACCAGGTGTGTCCCGCAGCAGAGTGTGACCATGTACAACCCGCAGCAGCAGTGTGCCACCAGGTGTGTCACCACCTGTGTCCCCCAGCAACGTGCCACCAaggctgcctggcaccagcTTGTGACGGCCCGCGCCCCGCAGCGTGACACCAGCTGTGCCACCACCTACACCCCGCAGGATGAGACCAGGTGTGTGACCCAGTGTGTCCCACAGGAGTGTGGGATCACGTctgtcctgcaggagcagggtgtGACCCAGTGTGTCCCCCAGCAGAGTGCCACCAAgtgtgtcctgcagcagcagcgtGCAACTGAATGCGTCGCACAACAGCAGAGTGCCACCAAGTGTGTCCCACAGAAGCAATGTGCCACCAAGTGTGTCCCACAGCAACGTTGTGCCACCAAGTGTGTCCCACAGCAAAGATGTGCCACCAAGtgtgtcccacagcagcagtgtctgATCGAATatgtcccacagcagcagcaaaatgtcACCAAGTGTGTCCCACAGCAACGTTGTGCCACCAAGtgtgtcccacagcagcagcagagtacCACCAAGTGTGACCCACAGCAACAATGTGCCACCAAGTGTGTCCCACAGCAGCAATGTGCTACTGAATatgtcccacagcagcagcagagtgccACCAAGTGTGTTCCACAGCAGCAGAATACCACCAAGTGTGTCCCACAGCAACAATGTGCCACCAAGTGTGTTCCACAGCAGCAGAATACCACCAAGTGTGTCCCACAGCAACAATGTGCCACCAAGTGTGTTCCACAGCAGGAGAATACCACCAAGTGTGTCCCACAGCAACGATGTACCACCAAGtgtgtcccacagc
This sequence is a window from Apus apus isolate bApuApu2 chromosome 27, bApuApu2.pri.cur, whole genome shotgun sequence. Protein-coding genes within it:
- the LOC127394797 gene encoding LOW QUALITY PROTEIN: involucrin-like (The sequence of the model RefSeq protein was modified relative to this genomic sequence to represent the inferred CDS: deleted 1 base in 1 codon), whose translation is MSCYLQPCLPPAYQDLVPTQRPPCCSATPPTLPTWCSRLCIPQQVTLHVPRWRIVSSSFSQQQRVTQCVPRQPQAPRRVPQPPCGTQLQQPHVPRCVTTCQPQSATPGLCQEPAVTKCVPQQRGSESVPTRVPQQPCAARHVTTCVPQQPYLTKGIPQQHWATRCVPQQSVTMYNPQQQCATRCVTTCVPQQRATKCVPQECGITSVLQEQGVTQCVPQQSATKCVLQQQRATECVAQQQSATKCVPQKQCATKCVPQQRCATKCVPQQRCATKCVPQQQCLIEYVPQQQQNVTKCVPQQRCATKCVPQQQQSTTKCDPQQQCATKCVPQQQCATEYVPQQQQSATKCVPQQQNTTKCVPQQQCATKCVPQQQNTTKCVPQQQCATKCVPQQENTTKCVPQQRCTTKCVPQQQSATKCVPQQRCATKCVPQQQNTTKCVPQQRCTTKCVPQQRCTTKCVPQQRCATKCVPQQRCATKCVPQQQCVTECCVPQQQCATKCVLQQQSATKSVPQRCQSGGVKISSHSKKDCSASKWPW